The DNA region TTATCAAAACAATAACTCAAACTTATTAATGTTGATAATGTGATTTATCAAATTGATAAGGCttaatttttctgcgtgtagtgCAAGAGGCATACCATAGAAACAAGACAAAACTGTTTACTGCATCAGAAACTGTGGAAAGCTACAGtccaatgttgtaacaacttattgggatgttctgagtcatccgagagcTCCTTGGAGTAAAGACCGGTGAATCTatcaccgtaacaagcaaaaggtcggcggtttttgaccccgaatcatacctgcatagcttcagtgagtatggtagactactttgcaaatgttttgaaatgtcttGAGTtttcctaggactccctggagttaagatctgtgggtccattaccgtaacaagcaagagggtagtgattttttaccactgatcatacccgcatagcttaaGTGTGTGTAGCAGACTATTTTGCTAATGTGTTGAcatgtcttgggtcatccaaggactccctgtaGTTAAGATCTGTaagtctactaccgtaacaaggaAGTTTTCGACCGGTTTTAACCACGGATCATCAGAGCTTCAGAGTATTTTAGACAACTTTTTTAATGGCTTGGGATGTCTTGTTACAGTGTGCCCCAAATATCTtaattccagggagtcctaggatgacccaagacatcccaacacatgaCCAAGGCAatctaccatactgactgaagATATgcaggtcaaaaaccgtcgacctatTGCTTGTCATGGCGGTAGATCCAAAGCaaggcaatccactttaacgaccccgggtcttttgtggactctgttgcaagtttctgctcatttctaggcgtccgaaggttatgtgtggtgagtcacccaaaacctcttttacgcaaatagaccgacgttttacttccccatccgattgaaggccaggaggataaaaCGGAAATCGAACCCGTGCCCCATAGTAACTTAAGGATCGGCAgtcgaagccgctaaccaccgcgccacgagacGGTATATCCACAAATCTtaattccagggagtccttggatgacccatgacatctcaacacatcagcaaagtagtctaccacactcactgaagctacccaGATCAAAAGTCCGTAAACCCACGATGTTTTGTAAGGCAacgatgtttttcgaaaaattcgatGAACTGTATGTTGCACGTTAGAGTGAAAGAGAAAGCAAGTTTAGTGTTTTCATCGAAGTTTCGCTAAGCATGCCATCTCGTTCTTTCGCGATTGCGAAAATTCgacagaactgtcaaactgccaAACAACCGAGGGGCATGACATTGGCcttaatatattaatttttcGCATTTAATACTTGTTTAAtacattaaggaattaaattcctcaCGTTATTTCATATTTGACAGCACCACACctgctttgaaaacattgatttgcCTCGTGTCATTTTCGCTCGCGAAACTGTCAAGTGTTTGtgttttgatttagttttgGGAAATAAATGCATCGTTGAGTTTTTacggaaaattttaatttgaattcgaGGTCGCTGCCACAATTCTTTGGCTTCTACACGCATCTTCAAGTGGATCGGCGCTAGGTTGCAGCTGGACCTGAGCGTGTGGATGATGCCGAGCACGCCGGACCGCAGCATCCGGTGATGCACAGTAGCACACGAGGTGGTCACTCCAAATATATTGTATTTATTTCATAAGTTAATCCGTATGTGCATCCATATTTACGTGCATACACCATTCCtctatgaattttatttcagtgttcaCAGCTGTCATCGCAAACGCGCGCACTGtttacaaacaacaaaaaaatcaatctgtttCTATTACATTTTCCGGCCGAGCGATTCGCTGGCGCTCATCCGACAATTTCATGGGCCAGCAGCTTCGTCGTAGTAAATCCGGATTTTCCATTGTTTTGTGTTGAATTTAGTGCGTGTTTGGACTCAGTAAGGCACCAGCAATCGAGATGTGGTGGTAACCCAGGAGGACAAGTCGATCGAGCTGCTGGACGTGGACCCTCAGGAGACGGAGGACGACGGGGCGGTGGTGGTGCTGGACTCCAAGCGGAAAGGCAAGCGCATCGTAATCAAGACTTTGACACGGCAGACGTACTTTTTGCCCGTGTTTGGCCTGGTTGATCCAGAGAAACTCAAGCCGGGCGATTTGGTGGGCGTAAACAAGGACTCGTACCTCATCCTGGAGACACTTCCGACCGACCGAGCAGTATTCGGACATTGGCGGGTTGGACAGGCAAATCCAGAAATTGATTGAAGCCGTCGTGCTGCCGACGACGCACAAGGACAAGTTCGAGAACCTGAGAATTCATTCACCGAAGTCGACCTACCTGAAGCTGGCCGGCCAGTAGCTGGTGCAGATGTTCATCGGAGACGGTGCCAAGCTCGTCTGGGACGCGTCCGCACTGACCAAGGAAAAGTCGCCGGtggtttaatttctttttatttgtgaaatcaGTTTTTTGTATATTGTTAGATATGATGAAAAAACGATATTGACCGCCCCTCCTCTCCCTTCTTCCCCATGCGACAACTCGTTGGGTTGCGAACAGGTGCGCGTACTTTTTCAACTTGCTATTTGGCCCCACGATGAACGTAAAGATCCGTTCCTGCTTCAACCACTTTGGTATCTCTCGATCCCAGTTGTCCACCAAACTGCTCGGAGTCACGATCAGAACCCGCTTCACAACCGGCTGCCCGTAAGGTCCCTAATTCTTCAAGGTGTAGATCAACGCCAACGTCTGCAACGTCTTCCCCAGTCCCATCTCGTCGGCCAAAATCGCTCCCAACTGTTTCGAGTCTTCGCGTTTCATTCCCAAAACCCTTCCCGCTGGTGCGGCCGCACATGCTTAGCCACGCAGTACGGAACGCAACCCTTTGTTATACTTCCACTGATCGAGCGAAAGCTCCCGCATCATCAACGGAACAAAGTCCTCCGCAATCGCTTTTTCCCCACAGTCCCAACCAGCTCGACACCCGTGTCGACACCACAATCGGACTCCCGGCGCACATCGACTCCGCCGGCGGCCTAAACCCTCCTCTCGCCTCGAATCGAACCATCTTCACCGGCACATCATTCTCCTTGGCCACCTCCCCATCAATCCGCTCCACCAGTTCAATCTCCTTGCTCAACCGCGAACCTTTTTCCAGCTCCTCTCCCTTCACCAACCCGGAGCTCTCAATCACCTTGCCGTCCTCGTCGCCCAACGTGACGCTCTTCCCGCCCACGATGGTCAACGTTCCGTCGCCCTCCCACGTTTTGTGCTTTTTGGTCGTTATTTTGCCCCAGCACACTTGCGTCGTCGTTGTGACAGTTCTGAACTGTCACTATCCACACTGAACAAAATTCAATTCCGAATATCGTGCAGATAAATAATATTTACGCTTGTATTTACGATATTTACGCAATATTTACGGAAGTAAATCCAATGCGCTACGGATCAACCATGTGCCCAACCCCGTGCAGTAGCACCATCAGAGGATAGGCGGAGAGCCAAGAAAGGAGAGGATTTTTGTACGAACAGAAGGCGCAGCAATCGATGCATCCGCCACCGGAGGTTCCCCAGCAGTTACCTTACCGCCATTTTATCATCTAGGTAAAGGACTACCTTGTCCGCTACCTGTATTTTCCGGCATTATGAACCAGCCGCCGTTGACAACCCAGTGATTTTTTCTCCACCGTTGAACATGGTTCCCTCGTTGCACCTGCTCCAGGCGAACGTTCAGTCTCCAATTCCAATGAATGTGCTGTCGCCGAACCTCCCAGGTTCTGACCAGCGGCTGGTTCAGGAGGTTCAGCAAAATCATCCGCCAGCATCAGGGTCAGaatcgcagcagcagcacaaaagCCGCAAAATTGCCAAAAGAATCAGCAACAGATGCAGCACGTAcgacgcagcagcagcacaaaagCCGCAAAATTGCCAAAAGAATCAGCAACAGATGCaaccgtacgacgtcgcacgacaatgtcgtgcgacattcgcacgaatgtcatacgtttttgcaccaaaatgtcgtatttgtcgtgcgatcgatcatcgaaattgttcgacattgtcgtacgacattcgaccgacgtcgcacggttttgttatttaggttttcgtgcctttgtcgtgtgctgttttttcggctttttaggttatgttgcagtaaaaataaacatttttttttatttttaaatagtttttagaTGTGTTTATTCTGTAAATAAATCTAAGTTGCGATCTTAACGTGgtttttggcgttgtcttccgGTTGGCCTTTTAGCTCATCTCGTCGCTTCGGCATCTTGGCCGGATTTTGTCAGCCATCTTTTCGAACCGACGCCAGCGTGTAGATACGGCACTGAAGCGGCTCTTTCGTTTATTTCCCACGGATTGATGGCCACCGGAGTACGGGACAACGTCGGTTTACGCACTTCCGGTGCGATCGTTACAGCTTTCGTTCCGTGGGACAACACGGAAACGCTGGGTTGTCAGCAGCAGGATTcgattggaatatttttggttaCCTGAAAAAAGATTACTTCATTCGGCTAAATCATCCAAAACATAACtagaaatataaaatttaactttcaatgtaaaatttaaaaaatgtagccAATTTACATTTGTAAATTTATaggaaaaaagacaaaaaatgtttaacacaacaaaaatttttgaacattttaaatttcatgtaaaaaatcgttgatgttgattttttatcaacaatttgtatgaagaattttgttttttttttaatttaaagcgTGTGTTTCTTGGGATTCTGAAGCTTTAAAGAAGCAATgaactttaaagtttttaaattattttgaaatgttcgaATGTTAGATtcgtaaaaaattaaaatatctaaataattaaaaaaaagatttagaaaatatcaataattttaagaataatacaatttaaaatttctagagttcatgaattttagagttttgatAATTcaagcaaatattaaaaatttatttgaaaaaaaattaaaatcattttttttttaatcttagaattttaagaaataaaaaaaatataaattttgaaaattttaaatttaattttttttaattatatttttttttaattataaaatgatGAGCTTATGAaccccaaaatatttttttttaatttctgattgtttgattttttttattacttcaaaaacatgactcaccagttccATTGATAACAACTTCTGTCGGATCAGAAACGCCGCCGGGAGTATATTattccgtcctcctcctccttttcATTCACCCAGAACAGTGAACAACTCCCTAGGAATTGGAAGTTCCGTTTCTCTCTTTATGTTCCCTTGGGCGGAACTTGGTATTTCATCCTTCTTCTCCTTTGGGAATACTCCGCAACCTCCCGCGGAAAGTAAAACATCCGTCTACTTGACCACAGAACGGTTCCTCCCGTCTTCCAGCATGGCCGCCGGGTTATCTCTATTTCCCATCCTCCTTCGCCTCTACCACCACGATGACCGAAATCAGGAAACCTGGAACACAGGACACTATGATTTGGCCGCTCGCCCACTCCGGCTGAATCTTTCCGGCAGAAAAAAATAACGCAACTCACCTACCAACCGGCCAAAATCCTTGCGAAGCTCAACAGCAACGAAAACTGCAATCAAGTTAAAACAAGACCAACTGaaaagaactgtcaaactgcttgcgtcgacgaaaatcgtgacgtcaaatTGAAGCAAAATCGATAGGAGAAACAATGTCGGGcttgtcgagtgtttgtcgcacgtttgtcgtcctttcgaccaatcgatatcgaaacggtaaaatcaaaactagaggtgggcaaaaccgctctttttaggagccgctcattttcgttcgctcattataaagagccgctcttttgaacggctctttcgctctttttcaaaattagaatgaaaagagtttttgaagaatcgagtgattttataagttatttcacattggacttttataaattattcaataaaacaaatcaaaactgcaaacgagaagatgcccttgaaaaccataagTATTGGTGgtctttttgtcaagatttctactcgaacctaaacattcgagttattgaatggcatccaaactaaAATCTAAgatgctggaaaaattgtttttaattttaaaattgcgtttatttctgcatttGAATTAATTGAACTaaagctgatattttatttggaggaaatattctgtgaactcttttctacattttgATTAACGCTAAAGTTTGATCGAACCAAAgggttcttttttcaaaatctctaaactattcagtagatttttggtgatatcttacaaattatgcaatttgaaatgcttaaatttGTATTACCGATCATGGAAAGAGCTGCGTGATACTGAGCacccaaaaacgcctaaattCCGGAAGaatctccggaaccggttccatggAACACATGTCCAACATCCGTGTAATAATATATTTCTTCTCGTTTAACAGGATGATTCCGTCTGGAACAGGAGGACCGGGTCCTCAACAGCTGCATGCTCCGTTACCGTTACCAGCAGCGAGACCAGCTCCAGGAACACGACTATCACCGGCGGGAGTCTTCGTCTGCGGCGGCTTCGTTCATGGAGCCGGAGATTTTCGTTCAGCGGCTCACCATTGATCGTCAGTCAACCGTCACCGCCCTCGCAAAGAATGACTACGCCGGCATCGGAGGTCGTGGACTGGATTCCGAGGCCAAGGAACGTGGCAAGTTGCTTCGCGAGGACGACCAGCGAAGTGAAATGGAATACAAGCATGCCGCGGCCAGGAAGCTGCAGGAGCTGGAGCAAAAGCAGATGCACAATAGGGATGAAGACAGAGGACCGGGGTCTTCACCAGCCAAACTAATCTACCTCCGAGGTTCCGTAAGCTAGAGCAAAATCCTTCCGGAAACAGTATACATACAAGTCAACCGCAGGGTAGTGATTACGGTGTTCGGAATCAAAGCAATGGTACTGCCAGCAACCATGTTCCACCTGCCTAGAAGGAGCAGCAGGGTGACGGCAAGAGAATGGATCGTGGCGATCGTGACGATCGTGACCGCGGTGACATGGTCCCATGAGAGATCATGAAGCGTCGCATTGACTCCTAGGAGGACGATCCCTTCAGCAGTGGTGCCCGGAGTCGTCCAACAAGATGAGCGGTGGCGGTGGCCGCGTTGAGTTTCGGAATCGTTAGCGCTTTCGGAGAGCGCGCCTAAGCAGATACTCCGGTCAAGCTGGAGTCATCAAAGGAAAAGGACCAAAAGGCCAGCGAACCTGTTCGGCTGCTGCCGAAGCTTTGGGAAGATTTGGTAGAAGCCACTTAATGTGTGCGCCACCTCGTTGGACTGGATGACGACAAAAGGACACATCCGGGTCGGATGCTGACAAAAACGACAGCGACGTGCCTACGGACCGTTCAGGTGCACTCGGTTGAGCTCACGAACAACGATTCTATCTGACGGTTCGATTTTAGAAACGCAAAAACTTGAACGCCCCGCGGTCAACTCCGAGCTCCATGTCCCTGGAAGTTCTTCCCACAAGAAGTTCCTGGAATTTTGTTCCAGCTGCTTTCTGGAAATGCCACTCGGGACGGCCATGATCTTGTAAGATACGACAAAAGTAAAGCTGCACGGACCTGGTCCGGTCACCGCCATGATAGTGCCCTCTGAACGAAGGATGAAATGCTGCACGTACGCGTCCAGGGCCAGATCAAACGGATCCGGTCCACGATCCTGGcctattgttttaaaatttcggtAATTTATTCGTAACTTTTGCTTGTTTCTGTTGTCAAATTGTTTATTTTCTTTTCTAACAGGTGCAAGGAACAGGCTTGCCGGACGGTCAATGCaaccttcaaagttggccaacCAGCAGCAGCGAGACCAGCACTAAgacacgggtatgaatcttcaagcaatttcaatatggcgacttgtatcagaagaaagtgaggcattttgctaattttcactGTTccgtgttctgcgtgcacgtccgcaaacatcgaccacacacatactaacacaaagcgccaccaagagccaaaaggtaattacgaatatttttggcacttttgttaaaaaaataagcggttttgcaaaaccaaataacaaaaccaacttttaagtgtagttcaACTATCAAACTtataattcgttgctgatttgttcggaaatttgctaaaaataatttttttcctaggcaccccttttggacggaaatttctgttgtcaccttttggttccttggattaaccatggataatttcacagtgtaataaacagggcagctaccaccacgcggcgccaccgttttgaaggaaaaaatgatacaggttttttaGACGAGATTCAATCCCGTGACTAAGATCACGACGATGATCGGCGAAACTCTTCGTCGGCGGCGGCTCCGTCCATGGAGCCGGAGATTGTCGTTCAGCGGCCAGTCATCGACCGTCAGTCAACCGCCGCCTCCCTCTCAACAGAATGGCCACGCCGGCGGAGGTCGTGGTCTGGACGCCGAGGCCAAGGAACGTCTTGCGAGGAGTACCAGCGAAGGGAGCTGGAACAAAAGTAGGCCGCGGCCAGAAAGTTGCAGGAGCTGGAGCAAAAGTTGCAAGCAACGTTGCACGGAACTCGCCCGGTCATGGCCCTGCAAGTATCCTTGGAACAGCGCTGTCCTCGGAACGACGGCTGGTCTATTGGCTTAAAAATTTCGGTAATTTGTCttgtaaattttgcattattcagTTCACTAATGGTTCATTTTTCTTTTCTAAATAGGTTCATGCAATCTTCGTCGAGGCTTCGTCGAAAATTAACAGGCTTGCCGGGCGGTCACCAACCTGCAAGTGCCCTCGGAAAGATGCTGGACGGAATAGGCTCGACGTTCATGGCCCGATGCGTGGATCAGACTCGGTGGACGGTCGCCGCCCTGCAACTGCCCTCGGAACGACGGATAAAATGCTGCACGAACTAGTCCAGATCCAGATCAACCGGAGCTCGTCCTCATGTGCCTGGAGCTGTCCCTCGAAGACTGTTCGACCGGTGAATTGATGCTTGTAAGATTCAATTAGCTTAttgattaagttttttttaaataaacaaataaaaacgcgaaaattagttttaatggcaacaaatccaatgacagatggcaaaagaagaagaagaagagaaacacaaaaacaGGTTGATGAGCGTCCGATTTTTCACCACTACGTCGTTCTTACATCGCCCCCGCACGTAGGCCTCTCGCGATGTTCGAACAAGGTTG from Culex quinquefasciatus strain JHB chromosome 3, VPISU_Cqui_1.0_pri_paternal, whole genome shotgun sequence includes:
- the LOC119769431 gene encoding uncharacterized protein LOC119769431 is translated as MALQVSLEQRCPRNDGWSIGLKISVHAIFVEASSKINRLAGRSPTCKCPRKDAGRNRLDVHGPMRGSDSVDGRRPATALGTTDKMLHELVQIQINRSSSSCAWSCPSKTVRPVN